The window TAGAGACTAATGGAAAATGGCTGGCTTTGGATCAGGACAAAGAGACTTCCTAATGCCTTCATATTCTATGCCTTGGTGTGGGAACCCTGGCCGGTCCCTAGTGCCGTCTCTCCTGAACAGCCCCTAAGCCCTCCCCAAACCCAGTGCTGAGCCCTCTCTTCTTAACCTTCCAGCCATGGCTGCCCTGCTCCTCTCCCGCTTCCTCCACACACACCAGCCCAGTGGTGTCATGCCTAAGACTGGCAAGGTCCCACGGGCCACTGGTCAACTTGCAACATTCTTTTCTGAGTCACTTACTTTGCTGTTGGAACAACTGGCTGATATTCTCCAAAGCTCTCTGGAGTCCCCGGACCTTTGCGTTTAAAGCATTGGCTTTATCCAAATCTCTTTTTAGCTCCGGGATTTAGGCATTGAACTTATCAACTTCTTCCCAACTACTTGTTAGCATCTGCAGCCATGCACTGGCTTCCTTCATGCTGGTTTCCAACCTCCGGATGCACACGATCCAGGCTGGCATTCACCATCTGGACCTGAATACCAGCTGCTGCCACGCCACCTCTATTCCTCTTTATTTCAGAACTCAGGGTGTTGATGTTGTCCACATGACCTTTCAGCAACCGGGCATTGGTCTTGACATCTGATATTGTGCCCATAAACCAGGGATCTGGATATGAGAAAGTCAAGAGGTCAGCCAAGGGGATCCCCAGGGACTGGAGTGGGGCTGTTGCCAGGGTAAtaaaaggaaggggagggaagggatgggcTCAAGCTTCCCAAGGACCCAACCCAAGGAGCAGTTGCCTACCCTCCACTCATTCataatgtattcattcaacaaacatgcgATGGGCACCTTTCATGCACCAGGAACTCTGGGAGAGGCAGATCACGCAAAGATCGACAAAACATGGACTCTCTGTTAGAGGCTCTCACAGGTAAGCAGAAGAGGGGGTTAGAACCCAGTTCTAAATTTTCTTTGCCTGTTCACGGCGCATTTGGTAAAGGGATGCCTTCAAACACCCCTTTGTCATACTTCCCATGTCCCTCTGGGCCGCACGGCTTATGACTGCCCATAAGCCCCTCGCGGCTATGGAAGGGAGAGCCTATGCAGACTTCTAATCTGGAGGTGATCTCTTCTCCAGAGAATACAAAAAGGGAGAATTACGAAACCACTTCTTCTCTTCCCTTGTCCCACCCCCTGTCACACTCTGTTCAGGCCACAGGCTTAGGTGCCATAGAGGAAACCAAAAGTAAGCCAAGTGGGCTCAAAGCAGAGGAGACTCTGCTCAGACCCTCCAAGTCCAAGACCAAATATATCCTGAGGCCTTGAAGGGAGAGTGCAGATGTTCCCTCCACCTGCTTTCTGGAGACCTAATGAGAGGAAGAAGCAGCAGAGGCCATGAGGCTTGGCAAAGAcagaagagggagaaagataCATCACACATCCAATGAAGAAGCAGGAAGCCTCCCTTGACATGATCTTTGTGGGAGCAGGAGAGTGAAGAGAAGGGGTCCTGTGGTGGGGGGGGCAGtgatccctaacactaaccctaacctgtTGGCCAGGTTCTCCATCTAGTCAGTTGGGGCTAAGGATACAGTTGGGACACCATCCCTTGTGGGGTCAGGAAACATCATACTCACTGTTGGGGGCTACCCACAAGGCTCTCAATCAAATGGACACGAAActcagagaggaaggagaaaatgacACAGGATGAAGATGGGCGAACATTTCTTGGGGACAAAAGAGCGTGTCCTAGAGCACAAGCATGCTGATCCCTGTCAGGAAAATCTCCCcagaattggaaaggaaggagcAGCAGCTGATCTTACTGGggacggggagggggcggggcggggggggtggaggtgggaggggactcTCTGACTGCACTTGGAAAGAGGGGaaacaagacaaatgaaaaagccAGAGGCAGGAGAGACCACCAGAGAGCCGGGGAGAGAGGGAGCTGACTGGCCATGGGGAAGGATGGAGCCCAGATGGAAGCTGAGGACTTACAGAGAATGGCCTGCAGCAGGACGGAGGCGACCAGGACCAGCAAGAGGAAGATGACTGCAGCACAGACTGTGAGAAGTCTTCCCAGAACCAGAGATGGACGCGTCTTGGGAGGAGGCTCtgcaggaagaaaaggagaatgttCGTTGGACCAGCAAACTGTGGGTTTGGGCACAGAGCCCTGAGCAGATTCTGCACCATAACCCTCGTGGCACAGGTGCTCCCGGCCAGCTCTCTCCCCAAAGTCCTCTTATCTAGAGGAAAAGGGAAGTGACCCCCAGAAGTCATTGTGTTATCCCAAAGTTCCCCATTCCTGGCTTAAGCACCTAGGCTACAGCTCGGTCCTCTCCTCAAGGGCCTGAGCTTTCAGGAAGAGGCCATTTGTCATCTTCTCCGGGGGTCTATTACATGGGCACTTTAACTACCCTGTCCTCAGGCTAAGCTTTTTCTCTTATAAGACGGCTCTCATCCATCTTCCATCCTGCCATCCATTCACCCCACAAATACATATTGAATGTCTTCTAGATACCACGCACTGTGCTAGGACTGAGACACAAAGCTGAATAACTCACAGTCCTTGTACTCAAAGGGCTCACCATCTGGTAAGAAAGACAGACCTGAGCAAATAAATTACAATACAGGGTGATAAGCATAACGATAGAAGAATATGTACAGTTCAAGGGAAGTACAGAGACTGGAGTCATTTTAAGAAGTTCCAGGTAGAGGGATTAGCATATTGGAAAGTATGGAGTGCCTGGCAAATTATAGGTAGTTTGGCACTGTTGGAGTATAGAGTATCAATATATGACCTGAGCAGGGAGGGCTTGGGCTAAGGAGGCACCTGGGGTCAGATCATAAAGATCCTTTTGGGTTGTGTTAAGGAGCTTGAACTCTGGCTTATAGGTGATGTGGAACCAGTGAAGGACTttaggcaggagagagagaaggacaggAACACTGAAGAAAAATCAATCTGATTGTGGTGAGGAGCAGAGATCAGGGTGTGGGGAgtctggaagcagggagaccagtaaggagaccactgcaataaaatatTCTACTTCTGTTTAGGGCATCTTAGATGGTATAATAtccctctataaaatggggcttgGAGATTCAAACTGTAAATGTAAGATTTGGcttctcctctctgcttcctgcATTTGTGAGGGTCTCAGACAATGTGGGTGGCTCAGCAATATCAGACCACGAGCTGCTCTTTCATTCATGGGAGATGCTCAGGGCAGAGAGGAGCTGATTTGGGGCTCCATGAGGGACTAAGTTTTCTCCTGGGAAGCTTCTGACACCTTGAAGAAATCTGCCAAATCTGAGAAACCTGGTATATAACAGAttctaaacaaatatttcttggaaggtaggaaagagaggagggaagagaggaagagagggaggaaaggagaaaaagaaggaactcAGTCCAGATAattggatggacggatggatggatgggtggatgtatggaagatggatgaatggatgaaagagaAGTGAATGGAATAGTTGATGGCTGATCATGACTCAACTCTGAGATTCCAGTCTGTGGACTGGAATCTGTCTTCTAGAAGCTACTGCATCTTTCTATGGCCTCCAGCAGTTCTCATTCATTCCCATAATAAAGGCATGAGGCAGGTGTGGTTTTAAACCTTACCCAAAAATGCATAACAACTCTGGCCACAGGACTAGAACCCTGACCTGGCTTCACTGACCCTTAGCCAGTGGAGCTGGATGACAGGTTGGTGTCAGGGACCAAGGTTGGAGGCTAAATGATCAGGGCTAAGGAAATAGCTACCTTTACTTGCAGAGGCTTCTACTGCCTTTGATATTTGAGAGGATCCCACCTGCCCCTCTGACTGGTTCATTGTGCTTACAGACCCGTTGCTGCTCCCCTCTCCAGGCCGAATAGGCCTCAGACTAGAGTTATTTCTCTGACTGGTTGAGGGAAACCAGAGAGGACTCCACACCACACTTTCCAAGTGTTGGGAAGGAAGCTGGGTCACAAGGATGGTGTTGTATTCATCCTGTCTCATTTCCTCCCTACCCACATAACGTCCAGGCCTGCTGTCTGTTCTAAGCTTTGACGTTAGCTAATCCCACAGACTGAAGGTCTCACTCCTAATTCACTGCCAGTCTCTGAACATTTATAACCGTGCCTGTTCTCTTAAAGCCGCTCACCTAGTTGAAGAGCCTTGGTTCTACCAGGGCTCAGAAGGAGTCAGAAtgttctgtttctgggctctcacGCTTGTTACCCAGCCTAATCCCAGGATCACCTCAGACCTTCTGCTCCTGGTTCCTGGCCTCACATCCACGTCCCAGGGCCTGGGGATGGAGAAGAATGCGAGTTACTTTGGATTCTTGGTAGAAAGCACCACTGGGGTTCTGGTCTCCTCCTGAGGCATTTGAGGCAGAGCAGCTGCCACATACCACCTTGGAATGtctgtccccttccctctctgtTGAAAAGTTGACTTTCCCCAACCTCTGCTGTTATATAGCATGAGTGATTGGTAGAATGCCCATGTGCCCTCCCAGTGGACCCAGGAAAGGATCTGGAAGCCTCGCCAAGCTGGGACGGGACTCACTGCGTAAGGTGGGACTGGGCTTGGGGGGCATTTACTCCAAGTGATGGGAATGGAGGCTTCAGGTAGGTGTTCTGCTGATAGCTGGACAAAAGGCTGATCCAGCATGAGGAAGATAGGCAAGAAGCAACCACAATCCTGTGGGCCCTCTGGGGTTTAGAGATGGTTTCTGTAAAAGTCCCGACCATGAGGAGTTACATTTCCCACTTTGCAGGGAAGATGTGGGTCATTAGCTATTTTCCTCTGGCCATGCTTATCCGCAGGTATTTCCTGAGCAGTCTCCCATGCATCCCTCTGGGTGCTCTATGTGACCCCTAACCTGACAGCCCAGAGGAGAAAAGACCAAGTGGGAGGTGGGTGCCTCAGCCTTACTTTCCAGCCAGGAAGGAGGACAATTCTCCCAGACATTTAGGAGATCCCCACTCTTCCAAACAGAGGAGGAACTTTGGGCCAGATCTAGAGTGACCAAAAATCACTGCTGTGATGAGAGAGAGGGAAGTCAGTGCTCATTTTTCTGTTGCCCCACTGCCATGCTCCTGGGGTGCTAAGGCCTCCTCTGGATAAGGATGTAAGAAGGAAACAGTTTGGCCACTCTCCCCTTCTCTGGTTGGGACTCTCCTTATGCTTGGAGGTAGACCATAGGCATAATCAATGGGAGTGGAAAAGAGACCCGGGCTGTTTGAAATGccccagcagagctgggggtcatCTCCAAGGAGTGGTGATCCAAGTCCCTCCATCCAAGGCACAGAGGAAACTAAAGTAGAcaacaaaccaggaagaggggttggagaggatgggaggaatggaggggaggggagaatgagaTGAGAAAGGAGACAGTTAGGACAGCTGGTCAGACTGATCCACAGGCTTCCCAGGGGACTCCTGTATATAATGTGACGCCGTATTCGACCAGCAGATCCCAGATAACCAAAGGATTCCATGCCACTCTGGATGTGTGCCCTGGAAACAGGGGATAGGGCAGAGAaaccaagaagaaagaaatggtacGTGGGGCCCTTCAGCCATCCTTTCCTCTAGAATGCCTGCTCTGCACCAgcagcaaagagaaagaaaaccatgGACCCTGCCCTCAGAAACAGTGCTTCTCTTGGGAAAACATGGCATCCATCATCCCAGGGAGAAGGGAAGACTTTCCCAAGACCACAGGGGGCCTCCTCAGCTCTCCCTTGACCCTGGGAATGAGTTCCCCTTTTCTAGAACATTGTGTGAGGGCAATGTTTCTCTGGCACAGTGACAATGGGCTAGACCTCAGTGAGCAGGCAGTTAAGTCTGGTACCATCATAAATAATGTGGTATGGATATGGGGGAGCCACCTGGCTGCATGGAAGgatcactgtgtgccaggcagaggAGGCTGCTCTGAACTATCCGGGTCAAAGAGCCCTTGCCTGTGTCCTTAGTGAGAGGGCAAATTCATGGCAGGAAAGTAACACAGGGCTCTTGGGAAAAGTATGCATAGTTTCcttttgtatcttttatttctttattaatgaTATTCATTATAGAAAGAAATCCAGGTGAGTGGATTCCCACGGCTCCTGCCCAGGGACCCCTCCCCCAGAACCGGGGGATTGTGGAATGAGAGCCGACCTTTCACTTCCATGCATAATGCATAAATAACTTGTAATAATAATCATTTAGTCCTTGACCTCATGGATCCTGCTTGGCCATTGGAGTCAAGTTCCCAGTGCCCAGAGTAAGTAAAACCCAGCAAGTGTCCAGTTCTGTCTTAATGGGACTTTTTTGTGCTGCATGTACTACTCAAACCTGTGCTCAAACCCACAAAAAAGAACAGGACCTCCAAAAACCCAAAATCCCATGACAATATCTCCAATGCCACAGTGGGACATTCGTCCTCCACGAAACTAAAGTCATTAAGCCAAGAAATTATCAAATCCCAACATATGTCCACGTTCTGACGAATCATAACACCGTTCATTTTATACACCGAGGATGTGGATGGTTCCCTCCAACTTGCTTTTTCAACCTTAACTACAGGTTTCTTTTCCAAATAATTCCACTTTGCTCTTTTCAGAAAGTAAATGAGATAACTGCTCTCACCTGCAATCGTTcgcttttagtttcttttcccatCTTGCTAAGGTTACAAACTTCTGTCCCCCACTAAGCTCTCCAGCTGGCCCTTTAGCTGGGTCAGTCTCCCTAATAGAACCTTGAACTTTCATTTGCTTCCTGCTGCTCTCTAGAGATATCCTTTCAGCTGCTGCTTTGATCTAGAACACTTATAATGAGTGTCTTCCATCATATTTCAAATGGGAATATCCCCAGAGAAGTGGATGGTCTTGCCTCTCATTCATCCACTCAggcatccatttatccatccagtGTAACTTGTCAAGTGCCCTCTGTGTGCCAAGCTCTGTGCTGGATGCTGAGAACTCAGCCTTGCACAGAAGGGCCATGGTTCCTGCCCTGTAGGGGACTGCAATTCTCTCTGCATAATTCTTGGCACCTTGCacgtaagaaaaataaaatatatccctGATTAAGCctaaagcagagacaaaagaaaaatgtagtttGAAATGGTGTAATACATGACATTTTTCCAAActacttttatttaaaacatagtacagagatataggaacatgttttcatttcctgcAAATTGATCTGTTTCTCACAATATATCTGACTCTTAACTACAGGAGAACTACGTGCTCACACTGCCCTTGCCCAGAGCTCCCTTCCCTGGGCGGGGCGGAGGAGAAGGAGAGCTACGTGTCTAAGACCTATTGCAGTGGTCCTCACCCTCAGAGCATGTTTGTAAAGATGCAGCACCCTACCCCCAGAGATTCGGACGTAATTGGTATGGGTTGGGGCTCAAGCATCAGTATCTTTGTTAATTCTTGAggtgagtcacatgcagccagGGTTGAAAACCACCTATCCAGTAGACAAACATGAGTCCTGGGATGgcattctggctctgccacacCCCAGTTGGGTGGGTGATCTGTGGACCCCTCCATCGCCTATGCCAGTTCAAGTCAAGTGAGACAACGCTATGTGGAAGTATCTTGCTTAGTGCCACATAACAAGAGTTGCCCAGGCtgaaatactgtatgttatcacttatatgtggaatctaaaaaatgcaacaaactagGGAATATGAcaagaaagaagcagactcacagatatagggaacaaactagtggttaccagtggggagaggggagaggcaatataggggtaggagattaagagggaCAAActtttaggtataaaataagctacaaggatatattgtacatctgggaaatatagacaatattttataataactataaatggagtataacctttaaatattgtgaatcactatattgtatacctgtaattTAGATGATATTGTACAGCAacttacttcaataaaaacatgaaagtaagaaagaaagaaagtaagaaagaaagaaaagaaagaaagaaagaagaaagaaagaaggaaaatagacttaaaagaaaaaagagttgcCCAGCCTGGatgcttgggtttttttgtttgtttgtttgttttttcttttaaagagacagactttattttaaggatttttacatTGAAGAATTCAAAAAGTGGTACATTTTTGGAACATACTGATCTGTATTTAAAAGGAACCATTGACAAAGATTCAACAGAAATAATCAGAACAAGCAGGAACATACAGTTAATACTACTGAAACCTACTAAAATATCTCCAGGACATATGGTTTATCCAACATAATGATACCTCTAAGTGCTATCACTGATATGAAACTGACTGCTTCTTACTTTTCTAAACACATAGTGGTATAATTAACAATATTCAATCACTTCTGttcttttctgaatatacaaaaattaaaataccaaCTAAAAAACTAATATATTCTTCTCTTTAAACGTTTCTTAcagatacaatttcaatattttcATTCAATAGTGGTGTGGTTTAAGAGATTTTTCATTCACGAGTCAAACAACAATCCACCCAAAGGGAACTGAGCCTATAGACTAGGCTCATAGAGCAAATAAAGAGTTCtggaatgaagcaactgacattgctaaaatacaaaacagataaaattcttagaaagtacaTGCAATAAGCTCTACTAAGCAGCTGGCCACAGATCTAGAACATTTGACAACTTTACTGGTGATTTCAATGGGACTCCAGATGTTTCCAAACTTGAACTCTCATCTTAGGCTTCGTATTTTGCTTTTCCAGTTTCACTAATGACAAAAACATGATTCAAATCCCTGAAGTATTCATTATCGTCATGAGCATATCCTACAACAAAC is drawn from Mesoplodon densirostris isolate mMesDen1 chromosome 14, mMesDen1 primary haplotype, whole genome shotgun sequence and contains these coding sequences:
- the CD207 gene encoding LOW QUALITY PROTEIN: C-type lectin domain family 4 member K (The sequence of the model RefSeq protein was modified relative to this genomic sequence to represent the inferred CDS: inserted 2 bases in 1 codon; substituted 1 base at 1 genomic stop codon) is translated as MEGSTDHPPNWEPPPKTRPSLVLGRLLTVCAAVIFLLLVLVASVLLQAILYPWFMGTISDVKTNARLLKGHVDNINTLSSEIKRNRGGVAAAGIQVQMVNASLDRVXIRRLETSMKEASAWLQMLTSSWEEVDKFNAXIPELKRDLDKANALNAKVRGLQRALENISQLFQQQNDILQMVSQGWKYFRGNFYYFSQVTRTWYSAQKFCLSRDSHLTSVTSESEQEFLYRTAGGLLYWIGLSKAGSEGYWYWVDDLLFNKVRSVKFWIPGEPNNTGNNEHCADIKMSPLQSWNDASCDNEFLFICKRPYIPSEPFSSELVLNLIN